Genomic window (Drosophila sulfurigaster albostrigata strain 15112-1811.04 chromosome 2R, ASM2355843v2, whole genome shotgun sequence):
AAGCAAGTTTCAAGCTGGTGCTGAGTGAGTTTTGTGCTTATAGATAGTGTTAACTTAGAGATAGATTTTTATCTTTAGAGGCAAAAACCTGAAAGTAAAAAGACAGTTTAGACAATTGATGATAATCTTTAGAGAATATCTAAGACTGCACTTACTTTATAGCTTAATACATATTAGTTGAAAGTAGTCTTAAGTAGCAGTCCTTGGACTCCCAATTATATCTAATGATGACTGTGGGCACTTAAAGATATTTCTGTATCTATGGAAGAAAATCACTGAAAGTAGAAGGACATGTTAGACCTGGCAGTTATAAGATAATTCTCTTCTTACTTTAGAGTTTAATGCGTTAGTCTAACGTATTCTTTGGAATTTTACGCTTCGTAGAAGTCTGATAAAAATGACTGAAATAAGAAATTGGTGATTAGAATGGGAATTTGTTAATATTCACCGCCACTCACTTTATAGCTTCATCTGTACATAATCCCCTCTCAGTACTGATATGTGCCATACACTGTGCAGACACAGAACAAGCTTGTATTGCTAAACACCTCCGTGATCGAagtgtcgcagtcgcaatccCAACAGCAGCGGGATAAATACGTTGCACCAGCGCCCAGCTCCTGTCCCAGCATCACTTGTACCACATGCTTGTAACGCTTCACCTTGGGATTGGCGGCAATCTGTTGATTCACTTCGTCGGCAATTTCTCTCGTCCATGTCTTGGCCACATCCTTGTCGTATTGTTTGTctgcaataatttgtttgttgcttagCGACGCTTGCTTTGTTTGGGGCGTCCGTCGATTTTACCTTTGAGCTTCTCGGACATGGCTGTGTTGATGATGCTTTTAACTATTGGCAGTGGAAATGATTCGCCAAATGCTGGTCGCATGCTGTAGGCCGCTGGCTGTCCTGTCTGCTCTTCATCCATTTCAGCCTCCGGCGACAGTTGCGCAGCCGCAGCCGGCATTGCTTTTTTGTCCTGTGATTTCGTTTTCGACGTTGTGGGCGTAGTTTGCATCTCGTCAGCCTTTTTTGAATTCTTTACAGCTTTTTCATCTGTCATTTTTGGATACGGAGCGCGAAATTTGTAGCAATTATTAAATGGTAATTAGTAATTggtaaacataaacaataaacGCGCTAGCTGAAATGCAGAGGTGAAGAAACTGTCGATGTATCGATAGTTTCGATATTCTATTATAATTCGATTATTATTCCAATAATCgatgtttgtttttgcagcagaatataccaaaatacagaACACGAGAGGTATCGGGtgtttttgatatattttcaagaGTAATCAAAAAGTCGTTTCATTTGAAATAGTCTTTTCACAATATGCGCAATTTGATTATTCCTCTCAGATTGATTAGATTTtccttaaaaataaatttttaataatctgAAGACAATTTGAATGATtgatcggtatatttttagagcaGTGCGTATACTAGGGCTGCAGAGTACATTCCTTACATTTAAAAGAGCCAGGCGCTGGAGGATGGATCCATTGGATTAGAATCATTTTAGATGGCTCAAGTTGGCTGATAAGTCCCCAGTCTGATACATAAATGGCGTCGCTAGTATTGaatgcatattatttttatatagtactaaCCTTCAAATTATTCGTGTCAGTCAATTAGTTTGTGAGATAGAGCGTCTTTTGTGAAGcaacttttgttattgtgaaaaaaatggaaaaaaaggaATTTCGTGTTTTGATAAAATACTGTTTTCTGAAGGGAAAAAATACAGTGGAAGCGAAAACTTGGCTTGATAATGAGTTTCCGGAGTCTGCCCCAGGGAAATCAACAATAATTGATTGGTATGCAAAATTCAAGCGTGGTGAAATGAGCACGGAGGACGGTGAACGCAGTGGACGCCCGAAAGAGGTGGTTACTGGcgaaaacatcaaaaaaatccacaaaacGATTTTGAATGACCgtaaaataaagttgatcGAGATAGCAGAGGCCTTAAAGATATCAAAGGAACGTGTTGGTCATATCATTCATCAACATTTGGATATGCGGCAGCTCTGTGCAAAATGGGTGCCGCGCGAGCTCACATTtgaccaaaaacaacaacgtgTTGATGATTCTGAGCGGTGTTTGCAGCTGTTAACTCGTAATACACCCGAGTTTTTGCATCGATATGTGACAATGGATGAAACATTTCTCCATCACTACACTCCTGAGTCCAATCGACAGTCGGCTGAGTGGACAGCGACCGGTGAACCGACTCCGAAGCGTGGAAAGACTCAAAAGTCCGCTGGCAAAGTAATGGCCTCTGTTTTTTGGGATGCACGTGGAATAATTTTTATCGATTATCTTGAGAAGGGAAAAACCATCAACAGTGACTATTATACGGCGTTATTGGAGCGTTTGAAGGTCGAAATCGCGGCTAAACGGCCCCatatgaagaagaaaaaagcgTTGTTCCACCAAGACATCGCACCGTGCCACAAGTCATTGAGAACGATGGCAAAAATTCATCAATTGGGCTTCGAATTGCTTCCCCACCCACCGTATTCTCCAGATCTGGCCCCCAGCGACTTTTTCTTGTTCTCAGATCTCAAAAGGATGCTGGCAGGGAAAAAATTTGACTGCAATGAAGAGGTGATCGCCGCAACTGAGGCCTATTTTGAGGCAAAACCGAAGGAGTACTACCAAAATGGTATAAAAAACTTGGAAGGTCGTTATAATAGTTGTATCGCTCTTGAAGGGAACTAtgttgaataataaaaaccaattttgacaaaaaaaaaaaatgtgtttttctttgttagaCCGGGGACTTATCAGCCAACCAGTTAGAACCTGTGCCCTTAACAAGAAAAGAAACCTTGgattttattgataaaaaatCTTACAAGATGTTATAATGAATTTCGAGCTATGACCAAAGCTTCCAATGTATGTACAGTCAGCGCCACAATAAAAGCCgcacttaaaaaaatttggaaattgtgcAGTCACTATGCTGGGGCTCCACTAATTTTAGTTCTCTgggcattattttttatagggGGGTTTCCCTTGACTATTTTCGACATACATAATTTCGTCATTTGAAGAGCGCTGTTGCTTAAATTGCTTTTGgtagaattttatttgtaaagaCACCTATAAAATcatgccaaagcaaaagcaattcaCTGATCGcgataaagaaaaaattattttattggcTGAACAAAATGTGTCAAATCGGCAAATAGCGGCTGAAACACACAATGAAAGCTCAGTGCGtcgttttttaaaaaaatatcgtGAGACAGGTGaagtaaaaaggaaaaaaggaaCAGGTGGAAAAAAATGCACCACGTCGCGTGAAGATCGCTTTATTATGAGAACGAGCCGGCAGGATCGTTTCAAAACTGCAGTGCAGATACGATCTGAGGTACATGAACAGTTTTCAAAAGATATTTCGGAGCGAACTGTTCAACGTCGGCTTAGCTCTATGAGAAAGCTCAAAAGATCACCTGCAAAAAAAGCCATCCgcgaatgaaaaaaaaatcgtcTAAACTGGGCCAAGGACAAGGAAAATAACGAAGGAATATTGGGTTCCATTTACGATTCTATGCCCAATAGGGTAAAATCTGTAATAAAGGCCAAAGGCGGCATTTCGAAATAATaagctaaattaaaaaaatatgtctaTTGTTAAATTGcctagatttaaaattttgg
Coding sequences:
- the LOC133835822 gene encoding dynein light chain Tctex-type protein 2B, whose product is MTDEKAVKNSKKADEMQTTPTTSKTKSQDKKAMPAAAAQLSPEAEMDEEQTGQPAAYSMRPAFGESFPLPIVKSIINTAMSEKLKDKQYDKDVAKTWTREIADEVNQQIAANPKVKRYKHVVQVMLGQELGAGATYLSRCCWDCDCDTSITEVFSNTSLFCVCTVYGTYQY